A single region of the Gossypium arboreum isolate Shixiya-1 chromosome 12, ASM2569848v2, whole genome shotgun sequence genome encodes:
- the LOC108477271 gene encoding protein TPX2, which translates to MEEEMEMEMEIEAVLDVREIDLYYEFDAARFFDFTREESPVEAREAELWFESAPSYPPSPFVTKLVKREESLLENVTTSPKCDEDSSTLHGSDPENMMALGFSAVCTINKGNEGTKGGISAHIQKILQNALNKPFQLTSGLTTYNHLPSDKLKTRSKSVKPVPRSSTLMRPTASQLAKQNRPTQVATSRFQKLQVLNSNRSLGNSSVVESQAAKRQKLEGGLLHKVAEVKQQTTLVHKAPKKDGTKDRNAINTKLRLTIPREPELETAHRAQRIRPKNDSEEEHVTSVTHRFKARPLNRKILEAPSLPLPKKSVPKLPEFQEFHLKTQKRAVHLLSAVSSSSTHTNAVDKGFEKPCTISANGNETREARRPSFMDATSQDVCEKKYNFKARPLNRKIFSSKGDIGVFRNIKRETTVPMEFNFHTEKRVPQNPPIELFSKLSLTAELQPSNGSQMTSSRPTFTSTKVILGSKENRLTSFQPENEMRYLAKEKTLLWGK; encoded by the exons atggaagaagagatggaGATGGAGATGGAGATAGAGGCAGTGTTGGACGTGAGAGAGATCGATCTTTATTACGAGTTCGATGCGGCTAGATTCTTTGATTTCACGCGCGAGGAGTCCCCGGTGGAGGCCAGAGAAGCTGAACTTTGGTTCGAGTCGGCCCCAAGTTATCCTCCTTCTC CTTTTGTGACAAAGTTAGTTAAAAGAGAGGAAAGTCTCCTGGAAAATGTTACTACATCTCCTAAATGTGATGAAGATAGTAGTACATTACATGGAAGTGATCCGGAAAATATGATGGCGTTGGGATTTTCAGCTGTGTGTACCATTAACAAAG GAAATGAAGGAACTAAGGGGGGGATCTCCGCCCATAtacagaaaattttacaaaatgctCTGAATAAACCATTCCAATTAACTTCAG GGTTGACAACTTACAATCACTTACCCAGTGATAAGTTAAAAACTAGATCCAAGAGTGTAAAACCTGTGCCTAGGAGCTCAACTCTTATGAGACCTACTGCTAGCCAGTTAGCCAAACAAAATCGACCCACTCAAGTTGCTACGTCCAG ATTTCAGAAGCTACAGGTTCTAAACAGTAATAGAAGCCTAGGTAATTCTTCTGTGGTTGAAAGTCAAGCTGCCAAGAGGCAAAAGCTAGAGGGAGGTCTCTTGCATAAG GTTGCGGAGGTGAAGCAGCAAACCACTTTGGTCCACAAGGCACCTAAAAAG GATGGAACTAAAGATAGAAATGCCATCAATACCAAGCTGAGGCTTACCATTCCAAGGGAACCTGAGCTTGAAACAGCACACAGGGCTCAAAGAATACG GCCTAAGAATGATTCAGAAGAAGAGCATGTTACATCTGTCACGCATAGATTCAAAGCACGCCCATTGAATAGAAAA ATTCTCGAGGCTCCTTCATTGCCTCTTCCAAAAAAGAGTGTTCCAAAGTTGCCAGAGTTTCAA GAATTTCACCTGAAGACACAGAAAAGGGCAGTGCATCTCTTATCAGCTGTATCCTCCTCTTCAACCCATACAAATGCTGTTGATAAG GGGTTTGAGAAACCTTGTACAATTTCTGCTAATGGCAATGAAACTAGAGAAGCCAGAAG ACCTAGTTTCATGGATGCCACTAGCCAGGATGTCTGTGAAAAAAAGTACAACTTCAAAGCTCGTCCTTTAAATAGGAAG ATATTTTCCAGTAAAGGTGATATTGGCGTTTTTCGAAATATCAAGAGGGAAACCACGGTGCCAATG GAATTTAATTTCCATACAGAGAAGAGGGTTCCACAAAATCCACCCATCGAACTTTTTAGTAAG CTATCTCTTACAGCTGAGCTACAGCCAAGCAATGGATCTCAGATGACGTCCTCTCGCCCTACCTTCACATCTACAAAGGTTATCCTG GGCTCAAAAGAAAATAGATTGACTTCTTTCCAACCAGAAAACGAG ATGAGATATTTGGCAAAAGAGAAAACACTTCTATGGGGGAAATAA
- the LOC108478978 gene encoding blue copper protein 1a-like → MASSNIFFIIAIVAFFAVPSCLATEFTVGDEKGWSLDFDYQSWAAGKEFHVGDKLVFNYRAGVHNVIGVSGIEFQQCQASSNNTVRSTGNDVITLSTPGRKWYICGVPGHCAARNMKLNITVLAQVGSPATAPGSPTSPSAATPNVAFSFYGWIAVMVSFIGLVFV, encoded by the exons ATGGCCTCTTCCAACATCTTCTTCATCATAGCTATTGTTGCTTTCTTTGCAGTTCCTTCATGTTTGGCCACCGAGTTTACTGTTGGTGATGAGAAAGGATGGAGTCTTGACTTTGATTACCAAAGTTGGGCAGCTGGAAAGGAATTTCATGTGGGAGATAAGCTTG TGTTCAATTACAGAGCAGGAGTTCACAATGTGATTGGTGTTAGTGGAATTGAGTTCCAACAATGTCAAGCATCAAGTAACAACACTGTTCGCTCCACTGGCAACGATGTGATCACACTTTCTACTCCAGGAAGAAAATGGTACATCTGTGGTGTACCCGGCCACTGTGCAGCCCGGAACATGAAGCTTAACATAACTGTGCTTGCTCAAGTGGGATCTCCGGCTACCGCTCCCGGTTCACCAACGTCACCATCTGCTGCAACACCAAATGTGGCGTTTAGCTTTTATGGATGGATTGCTGTCATGGTTAGCTTCATTGGGTTGGTCTTTGTTTGA
- the LOC108476523 gene encoding probable sugar phosphate/phosphate translocator At1g12500 has product MVEAQTWTTRRMSNPRLDSTATADHEVLDIPVTPTADVRNSIYNVGSHLSPNLLTALIIASWFMSNIGVLILNKYLLSFYGYRYPIFLTMLHMISCACYSYAAINFLEIVPRQHILSRKQFLKIFALSVIFCFSVVCGNTSLRYIPVSFNQAIGATTPFFTAIFAFLITCKKESGEVYFALLPVVFGIVLASNSEPLFNLFGFLVCIGSTAGRALKSVVQGILLTSEAEKLHSMNLLLYMAPMAAMILLPFTLYIEGNVARITLEKARSDSFIVFLLLGNATVAYLVNLANFLVTKHTSALTLQVLGNAKAALAAFVSVMIFRNPVTVMGMTGFAVTVMGVVLYSEAKKRSKLQLTTH; this is encoded by the coding sequence ATGGTGGAAGCGCAGACATGGACCACAAGAAGAATGAGCAATCCAAGGTTGGACTCAACGGCTACCGCCGACCACGAAGTTTTGGATATTCCAGTCACTCCAACGGCTGATGTCAGGAACAGCATCTACAACGTTGGATCCCATCTCTCTCCTAACCTTTTAACGGCGCTGATCATTGCTTCATGGTTCATGTCCAATATCGGAGTCCTCATACTTAACAAGTATCTCTTAAGCTTCTATGGCTACCGTTATCCGATCTTCCTCACCATGCTTCACATGATCTCCTGTGCTTGTTACAGTTACGCTGCCATAAACTTTCTGGAAATAGTTCCAAGGCAACACATTTTATCGAGGAAGCAGTTCCTCAAGATCTTTGCTTTGAGTGTCATTTTTTGTTTCTCCGTCGTGTGTGGGAACACTTCTTTGAGGTACATTCCGGTATCGTTTAACCAAGCTATTGGTGCTACGACACCTTTCTTTACCGCCATTTTCGCTTTCTTAATCACTTGCAAGAAGGAATCCGGTGAGGTCTATTTCGCGCTTTTGCCTGTGGTATTTGGAATTGTTTTGGCTAGTAACAGTGAGCCCTTGTTTAACCTCTTTGGCTTCTTGGTTTGCATCGGTTCCACTGCTGGCCGTGCTTTGAAATCTGTCGTTCAAGGAATCTTATTAACCAGTGAAGCTGAAAAGTTACATTCCATGAACTTATTGTTGTACATGGCACCTATGGCAGCCATGATTTTGTTACCATTCACTCTATACATCGAAGGGAACGTTGCGAGAATCACATTAGAGAAAGCTAGGAGTGATTCTTTCATTGTTTTCTTGTTGCTTGGGAATGCTACGGTGGCCTATTTGGTGAACTTGGCAAATTTCTTGGTCACCAAACATACAAGTGCACTTACATTGCAGGTGCTGGGCAATGCCAAAGCTGCTTTAGCAGCATTCGTGTCGGTTATGATCTTCAGGAATCCGGTGACCGTGATGGGGATGACTGGATTCGCTGTTACAGTAATGGGAGTGGTGCTTTACAGTGAGGCAAAGAAGAGATCAAAGTTACAACTCACAACGCATTGA